A region of the Myxococcales bacterium genome:
GCGTTCCCCGACGAGCTGATTTTCCGCGACCGACTCACGCATACGATCGACCAGGCCCGCGCAAACCCGCGCCGCTTCGCCGTGTTGAATATCAAGCTCGATCATCTCGCTGTGCTCGCAAACCTCACCGGCCGCTCGCTGGGGGAAAAGATGGTCAAAACCGCCTATCTCTGCCTGCGAGATCGGATCAGCAACACGGATACCCTCGCCCAGGTTGGAGAGTCGTCTTTCGCCTTGATCCTGGATGGTGTCGCGAACACGGAGTCGGTCAACGAAACCGCAATGGCACTGGGTGCATGTATCTCATGTGCGCGACTGCCGGAAGCGTCCGCAAAAGTCGATGTCGATTCGATCGGAATGACCGCGAGCATCGGCGTGGCAATGTATCCGGACGACGGACGCGATCTCGATTCGCTGCTCGAGGGTGCCGAAAGTGCACAACACCGATCCGTCCGAGCCGGGGGAAGTGCGGTTCGCTTCTGTCGAGAACTGGATCTCTACCAGGACTACCTCGAAAATACTCTTCGCTAGCGCCCTGACTTCTAACTCGAATAAAAATCGCAGAACTCATTTGTGAAGTCTTCGAGCTGGTCGGCGGGCAGGTTGTTGATGCCGGCCGCGGCTTCCCGCCCCCCACCGGTCGGAAAGCGGCGGCACAAATCGACTGCACCGACTTTGTTGCTGAGTGGCGCGCGGACACTCACGAGATACGTGCCATCCCCTCGTTCGGTCACCACCGCGTGCGCCCTGTCCGGCGATTCATTGGCGAGATCGTTACTGAAGACTCCGCTCACTCGCCGGGCCCAGGAACGGTCTGGGAACATGAACACTGCGGCGGCCCGGGACTGGCGACTGGCCTTTACCTTTCGCGCGCTCGCCATGTCTTCGCGGTAACCGGTCTCGAGCTTTTCAAAATGCTGCGCGCCGTCTCGAATAAAATCGAGCGGCTTGGCATATACGGAAACCAATTCGTATAGATCTTTTGGACGAAAGTGGAGCTCGTCGAGTGTCGCACCGTACCCGTTGTAGTTGATGTAGATCCCCAGGTTTTCGAGAAGCTCGATCTCGGTAGCGGCGAACGACAGGGGCCCCGCCAGAGACTCGGCACTCGTCTTCAAGTTGTCGCCGAATGCACCAACGATCGCCCATTCGACGAATCGTCCCCCGAGATGTTCGTTCATCAAGATGCTCGTACAGATGTCGGGTGACGTATCGATCAACGTTTCGAGTCCCGCTTGCGTCGGGATGTCCCCGGCAAAGTGATGGTCCACGTAGAAGACGTTCGCCCCCAACTCGAGTGCGGCCACAACTGCGTCGCGGTTCTTGTCGAGCGAGACATCCAACACCGTTACCTCGTCGCCAGCTTCGATCCCCGCCTTTGCGACGAGGGCAATGTCACGCTTGACTCCCGTGATCAATCGGCTCTCGGCGGGGTTGGCGTTGCGGAACTGCGTGAGGGCACAGATCCC
Encoded here:
- a CDS encoding DHH family phosphoesterase, translating into MAKIDVFNGDADGICALTQFRNANPAESRLITGVKRDIALVAKAGIEAGDEVTVLDVSLDKNRDAVVAALELGANVFYVDHHFAGDIPTQAGLETLIDTSPDICTSILMNEHLGGRFVEWAIVGAFGDNLKTSAESLAGPLSFAATEIELLENLGIYINYNGYGATLDELHFRPKDLYELVSVYAKPLDFIRDGAQHFEKLETGYREDMASARKVKASRQSRAAAVFMFPDRSWARRVSGVFSNDLANESPDRAHAVVTERGDGTYLVSVRAPLSNKVGAVDLCRRFPTGGGREAAAGINNLPADQLEDFTNEFCDFYSS